Proteins encoded within one genomic window of Nostoc sp. UHCC 0870:
- a CDS encoding TrbI/VirB10 family protein, producing the protein MIITEKPEMETDITESNRGESQERKNFAAMNGVKDLRINIESSDEEIAKEIPEPEEVVTTRTVSQNPLLKVIVIGGIILMFVMLIGGVINGSMNALKLSTTKIEPKQNVQEVEKQLAIDETGKDKTALALTSQSSDFKKVRDLKAVPETTPTPTPNQTPVAVSSTPTTPVPVRRQVSSRQTPPVRQSQPLPVQRQPRPQIQASPQRNATTTVRATKVDPMEQWLAVANVGSFGANTEELPAEKGSTEEIKGGIGKPKIDKQTPKNQQENTNYGQTRVLVGTRAEGKLETPIVWNNTENQALNYLIRLTKPLKTSTGSEILPKDSYVVVQMTGASQSEYIQLQAVAALVNNHGETEEYSIPEGTVLILAKNGKLLKAESRKGGDLGENILSAVLSGVVKAAEVQNRPNSQVTTNSNSFSSSTISNGNKDVFAGFTEGTLSEIVRGIQTNNQQRIQELQSADKVFVIEAGKEVQIFVNQTINL; encoded by the coding sequence ATGATAATAACAGAGAAACCAGAAATGGAAACAGACATAACTGAAAGTAATAGAGGAGAAAGTCAAGAGCGTAAAAACTTTGCAGCGATGAATGGGGTGAAAGATTTAAGAATTAACATTGAATCGTCAGATGAAGAAATTGCCAAAGAAATTCCTGAACCAGAAGAAGTAGTAACGACGCGGACAGTTTCACAGAATCCCTTATTGAAAGTGATTGTAATTGGAGGGATCATTCTGATGTTTGTCATGTTGATAGGAGGAGTAATCAACGGGTCGATGAACGCTTTGAAATTGTCTACTACTAAAATTGAACCAAAACAGAACGTTCAAGAAGTAGAAAAACAACTAGCAATTGATGAAACAGGGAAAGATAAAACAGCGTTGGCCTTGACAAGTCAAAGTTCTGACTTTAAAAAAGTCAGGGATTTGAAAGCAGTACCAGAAACTACGCCGACACCGACACCTAACCAAACCCCTGTAGCAGTTTCAAGTACACCTACAACACCTGTACCAGTAAGAAGACAAGTTTCAAGCAGACAGACACCACCAGTGAGGCAGAGTCAACCACTACCAGTGCAACGTCAACCAAGACCGCAAATTCAAGCCTCACCACAGAGAAATGCAACAACTACAGTCAGAGCGACGAAAGTAGACCCGATGGAGCAATGGTTAGCTGTAGCAAATGTGGGTAGCTTTGGTGCAAATACAGAAGAGTTACCAGCAGAAAAAGGAAGTACAGAAGAAATTAAGGGAGGAATAGGGAAACCAAAAATAGATAAACAAACGCCAAAAAATCAACAAGAGAATACAAATTATGGTCAAACGCGTGTTTTAGTAGGAACTCGTGCTGAAGGTAAATTAGAAACTCCAATTGTTTGGAATAATACTGAAAATCAAGCCTTAAATTATTTAATAAGATTAACCAAACCACTAAAAACATCAACAGGTAGTGAAATATTACCAAAAGATTCTTATGTAGTGGTGCAAATGACAGGAGCAAGTCAATCAGAATATATTCAATTACAAGCTGTAGCAGCACTGGTAAATAATCATGGTGAAACAGAAGAGTATAGTATTCCTGAAGGGACAGTTTTAATATTAGCAAAAAATGGCAAGCTCTTAAAAGCTGAATCTCGTAAAGGTGGAGACTTAGGAGAGAATATTTTATCAGCAGTGTTGAGTGGAGTAGTGAAAGCGGCGGAAGTACAGAATCGTCCTAATAGTCAGGTAACTACTAATTCAAATAGCTTTTCATCTAGCACAATTAGCAATGGAAATAAAGATGTATTTGCAGGGTTTACAGAAGGAACATTAAGTGAAATAGTACGAGGAATACAAACTAATAATCAGCAGCGAATACAAGAACTTCAATCGGCAGATAAAGTGTTTGTAATTGAAGCAGGGAAAGAAGTACAAATATTTGTCAACCAAACCATTAATTTATGA